The Haematobia irritans isolate KBUSLIRL chromosome 1, ASM5000362v1, whole genome shotgun sequence DNA segment TTGTATAATGTGTATGGTAAGGGGCCTACAGCGGAGATATTTTCATATAATCtcagtgaaaaaaaatgaaaatccttATGACTTTGGGCCGATACAAAAActaatttcgtaaaaaaatacgaaatttggtTTGTCAGCAAATTATGTAGATTTTCTTTCCTTATTTCATTGCAATTTATAAGCACCGCTTTGCTtccatttttatgaaacaaaaatgttccatctaTATTATTTGCTGCATAATAAATATATGCAGACATTTCTTATTTCGCTTATTAGATTATCAAATATGTATGTCCTATTGAAAAAATgtgctataaaaaatatataacacataattcctataaaaagtGACCACTTTATCTTGTTAAAGTGGCGCAAAAGgctcttttgtttgttttttatttgactttAAGCCAAATGCTTACggttattataataaatatttataaaataaataactatGTATATTAGGGATTTTTGAGGGTTGCGTTGTTAAAGAGTACAATTGTTTACTAAGAAAAGTCAATGAAGCTACCATATAGTCGCTGTACATGCTATTTTATCTCATGTGTATAGAAATTGCATGGTGTGTGGGACCAAAACTATCATGGCAGCATTGACATATAGCTGAAGAAAAAGGTCAGTTCTTGTGTTCTATGGTTTTGATGATGTTCCTACTACATCCTTTGAAAATGGATTATAATCACTACACATACAAAGGACAGTTTTTATCACCTTTTCGAATGTCGAAAGATGTGTAAAAGTTAGATATTCATTTTAATAACTGTGTATAAGCCATGTTTGCAAGGATGATAGTATTTAAACTCAATTACTCCATTCAAATTTACATGTACACTATAGGTTTGGCACTGTGAGGTTGATATTCTGCTAATATTCAGATTGGAATAAACCATAATCTTGCGTATTCATAAACAATGTAAATGATTCTCTCTCCGCCTCTTTAAGCTTCAttacaacttttcaatttgTATCTTTTCATTTGCTCGTCATCTTGCCTAGTTTTCTCTATCAAGATGCGCATTGTATAAATTGGCACGTTTTACTACTACCATTTGGATGATCATCAACAACACGCCTAGATGATTAGTTACTTATGTATTTACACACTAGCTTCGTCAGTTCCCGATGTTATGTTAAAAATCGGATTTTCTTTGTTAATAACTTTACGTTAACATTATGTTGGAAATGATGCTCTATCAATTAGAATTTTAAGCAATATTGAAACAAGTtgggttttgttttatttaaaacaaaaaggattaaatgtataaaatataaagattatgtatattaatttctaaaaaaaaaaattaactttcatTACaggaaagaaaaataattacgttttgtttttaacttgtctaagatttgtttttgtttttcttctaaaatcaaacaaaatttttaaaagtacaatgtttatatatagatattaatatataagaatatgaacATCTCTAATCAAGtatcaaagaaaataatagtaatCATCATCATCGCTGTTATAATATAGAATAAAGTTGAATTGGATGGAGAAGCATAGCTCTGTTGATTATTTTCTTAATGTGATCAACATTGCTGgtataatttttgtgttatgTCAAATGAATTTATTCCTCTACTATTGTTTTCATTGGTTTCTCAAATGGTTAAGGGATTCTAGTTCTGTTTTTCTGTAGTTGCTGGTGTGGCTTGGCATGGATGATGTATGTACTTTGTTTGTAAAATGTGACTTTATGTGGTTTGGCGTTTTTCTTTTATACAACACTTTAACTTTCTTCGCTTTGTGATTATAGATATATAAAATAAGTGTTTGGACTTATTTGAATTGCTGAtaattactattatttttgtgataagtGCTTGGGTTATTATTGTAGAAATTAGGAGAATTTTGTGTATTACTACTATTATAAGATGTTTGGTATTTACCGTAGCCATAATCGTAGCCATTGTAATAGCCACCACTGTAGTAATCGCCATAACCAGCATCATAGCCGTAGTTACCATAAGAGGGATATGCGCCAGGACCACCGGACCATTGATGTGCATAACCTATTAAGAAATAGGTAcagaaaaagttcaataaattaattttaaacagATTGAAAATGGAAAAATACGTTGAAATTGTTTAAGATGCATGAGCATTTGTGACAAACGCATTTTTTGTAACACGACAATTTTGAAAGCAAAATAAGGTAATCAAAAacaaattgctcattttaatggcCGTATTCCAtcgatattttaaagaaaacaaaactttaCCCCACCAATGTTACATATGCGATTGATAacctaattttattattattagtattttcGGTTATctttgaattattttatatttttcaaaaagtatTAGCTCATGATTGTCTTATAGTCTTTTGTGTGTGTATATTCATGCTTTGGGTAAGTTCGCAAATGAATGACAAAATTACAAATGCTTATTACTTACCGCCACGTCCGTAACCTCCACGTCCTCCTCGCATACCACCACGGCCACCACGACCGCCCATCATCATCATTTGATTTTCTGGTTTAGGTGTGGCACGCTTAACATCTACTTCCTTTCcggagattttttgttttggagtctttaataattctgtaacAACTTGTTCTGAATCAAATGTAATAAAACAGAATCCTTTACGTTGGGACTTTTGTTTGTCGAATGGCATTTCAACGTCCACAATCTGAAAAATGAATGGAATGCATTGTCATTAGGATATTTGGGCATTTAAAACTATAATTTCTAACTTACATTGCCAAATTGGCCAAAATAGGTTTTAATTTCGTCATCACTGATTTCTGTTGTCAAACCACCAACGAAGATTTTACCGTGACGAGCTTTAGCTTTTTTGGGATCGACCTTTTTGTTGTTAATGACATGCTCTCCAGCTTCATTTACTTTGTCAATGGCATCTGTGGTTGCAAAGACAATGAAAGCAAAGCCACGGGACCGACCGGTTTGTGGATCAGTTTTTACGTTAATGCTTTCTATTTCACCAAATTTGCTGAAATGTTCACGGAGTTCCTCTGGAAAACaaggatatttttaatattaaataatttcccTTTTTAAATAACGATGAAAAAAGTGAACGTAGTACAAGATTAGTAAACATATGGAAAAACgaatgcaaaataaaaaaataagtattTTAATAACTATGAAACCAAAGCAACGTAACAAATTTCTGTAATGATACCACTCTGACTCTATGAATTACTCTAGAATATGTGAATCAAGAGAGTAATCTAGTTCTTAAGAAACCAATGATTGAATTTTGACGATTCTCGAAGCAAACGGAGAGTCCTTGAACAGGCAGTATCTTCACCTATCTTTTGGTGTGACGCATGTGATATGATTAGAATTGTGGATTTTATATTTACTTCTTCttttttgctttgaaatttgctaattgtGACTACTTGTTCATTTGATCTGAAGATTTAACACTATAATCAATGTGTAAATATGGATGGCTTTCTAGagcttttattaaattttagtaaCGAGAAATATTTGGTATGAATCCCGGCTAATTTTTGACGTAAGCCGATCTATTTACTATTTTATGATATTTACGTTACTTGTAATGAATTGATGGTAAgtgaatcaaatttaaaaatgcgtAAATCGACTTCTGTGTCCAACTTTAATTTGTTGTTGTATCTCAATATATGCAGGTTCAATAAGACTTTGAATAGAATAGAactaatgaaaatttgaaagtttCAGATGGGATTAGCAATGAATATCCCAAATTACAGAAAATATTAACCTAACATCGACATAAATAATATGATTTTAATAAGCAGCTTTGTATAAGATACTGATTATTTTTCTGTAAAAGATGTATATGAAAGTGTACACTTACTTTCCGAAGTTTCCCAGCTTAAACCGCCAACAaataattttctggaaattaagagaaaaacaaatatattaaattagtaAATAATTGCA contains these protein-coding regions:
- the sqd gene encoding RNA-binding protein squid isoform X2, which translates into the protein MADNKNQDCEMNGEDFSQDVSASNEKENGGTTGTNGNESNARDDDRKLFVGGLSWETSEKELREHFSKFGEIESINVKTDPQTGRSRGFAFIVFATTDAIDKVNEAGEHVINNKKVDPKKAKARHGKIFVGGLTTEISDDEIKTYFGQFGNIVDVEMPFDKQKSQRKGFCFITFDSEQVVTELLKTPKQKISGKEVDVKRATPKPENQMMMMGGRGGRGGMRGGRGGYGRGGYAHQWSGGPGAYPSYGNYGYDAGYGDYYSGGYYNGYDYGYGAGGGYQSGKQRGTGRQPRHQPY
- the sqd gene encoding RNA-binding protein squid isoform X1, giving the protein MADNKNQDCEMNGEDFSQDVSASNEKENGGTTGTNGNESNARDDDRKLFVGGLSWETSEKELREHFSKFGEIESINVKTDPQTGRSRGFAFIVFATTDAIDKVNEAGEHVINNKKVDPKKAKARHGKIFVGGLTTEISDDEIKTYFGQFGNIVDVEMPFDKQKSQRKGFCFITFDSEQVVTELLKTPKQKISGKEVDVKRATPKPENQMMMMGGRGGRGGMRGGRGGYGRGGYAHQWSGGPGAYPSYGNYGYDAGYGDYYSGGYYNGYDYGYDYGYAGGYDGYGGSGGYGPGGGGGRGAGGPRGGPKGGAGGGYQSGKQRGTGRQPRHQPY